GGGTTATACCTACGAGCACGACGCCCACCTGTATCTCAAGCGGGCCATCGTCTACAAGAACCTGTTCGCCGGTGCGTCCGAGGTTCTCGCCGATCTTCTCGAGTTGGAGGCCGCCCAGTGAGTCGCAAGGTTGCCATCGCCGGGGTCGCGCTGTCCGATGTGGGCAAGGTGGACGACAAAAATGCCTATGAACTGATGGCGCAGGCCAGTCGGCGGGCCTTGGCTCAGACAGGACTGACGCCTTCCGACATCGACGGTCTCGCATCGACGAGTCAGGGCACGCTGCCCCCCACCGATGTCGGCGAGTACCTCGGCATCAAGCCGAGGTGGATCGACTCGACCTCTGTCGGTGGCGCCTCGTGGGAGGTGATGGTCTCCCATGCCACCGATGCGATCGCCGCGGGTCATGCCGACGTGGTCCTGCTCACGTACGGATCCACGGCACGCGCCGACATCCGAAAGGGATTGCGCGGCGCCAACATCAACTGGGGTGCACGTGGCCCCCTGCAGTGGGATGCCCCCTATGGGCACACCCTCATCTCGAAGTACGCCATGGCCGCCCGCCGACACATGCACCAGTATGGGACAACGATCGAGCAGTTGGCCGAGGTCGCGGTGTCGGCCAGATTCAATGCCGCAGACAATCCCGAAGCGATGTACCGGGATCCGATCACGATCGATGATGTCGTCTCCGGCCCGATGATCGCCGACCCATTCACCAAGTTGCACTGCTGCATCCGCTCGGACGGCGGGGCTGCGGTGATCCTCGTGGCCGAGGACCGAGTGCCCGATCTCAAGTCGCCGCCGGTATGGGTGCTCGGCTCGGCCGACGCCACCTCCCACATGCTGACCAGTCAGTGGGATGACATGACGGTGGGGCCCGCCGCGATCACCGGCCCTCTCGCGTTCGAGCGGGCCGGTCTGAAACCGTCCGATGTGGATGTAGCCGAGATCTACGACGCGTTCACCTACATGCTGCTGTTGACCATCGAGGACCTCGGTTTCTGCGAGAAAGGCGAGGGAGGGGCATTTGTCGCCAAGCAGAGTCTTCGGCTCGGAGGCGAGCTGCCGACCAATACCGACGGAGGCGGACTGTCGGCGTGTCACCCCGGCCAGCGTGGACTCTTCCTCCTCGTCGAAGCAGCGCGGCAACTGCGCGGTGAGTGCGGCCCGCGCCAGGTTTCGGATGCAAGGATCGCGTGTGTCAGCGGGACCGGCGGCTGGTTCTGCTCGAGCGGGACGGTGCTGCTCGGCTCGGAGAAGCCGTGACACCCCGGCCGCGGTCGGGCACGATCCGACCACCCTTGGCCGACACATTCGCGAACACGCGCGAACTACTGGACGCAGCCGCCCGCGTGCACGGTGACCGGGACGCGTACGTCGAACCCGGCTCGCGGATCTCGTTTGCTCAGTGGGTGTCACACGCCCGGTCCGTCGCCGGCCACTTCGCCGGCGCCGGAGTCGGCAAAGGCGATGTGGTGACGCTCCTGCTCCCCTCGGGAATCGACTACGCCATCTGTTACGCGGCCGCGGCCATGCTGGGCGCCGTCACGACCGGAGTGAACCCGCGACTCGGTCCGACCGAGACCACATCCATCCTGAACACTTCATCGCC
This sequence is a window from Gordonia insulae. Protein-coding genes within it:
- a CDS encoding acetyl-CoA acetyltransferase, with protein sequence MSRKVAIAGVALSDVGKVDDKNAYELMAQASRRALAQTGLTPSDIDGLASTSQGTLPPTDVGEYLGIKPRWIDSTSVGGASWEVMVSHATDAIAAGHADVVLLTYGSTARADIRKGLRGANINWGARGPLQWDAPYGHTLISKYAMAARRHMHQYGTTIEQLAEVAVSARFNAADNPEAMYRDPITIDDVVSGPMIADPFTKLHCCIRSDGGAAVILVAEDRVPDLKSPPVWVLGSADATSHMLTSQWDDMTVGPAAITGPLAFERAGLKPSDVDVAEIYDAFTYMLLLTIEDLGFCEKGEGGAFVAKQSLRLGGELPTNTDGGGLSACHPGQRGLFLLVEAARQLRGECGPRQVSDARIACVSGTGGWFCSSGTVLLGSEKP